A genomic segment from Aspergillus puulaauensis MK2 DNA, chromosome 1, nearly complete sequence encodes:
- the sod1 gene encoding superoxide dismutase SOD1 (COG:P;~EggNog:ENOG410PN4F;~InterPro:IPR036423,IPR018152,IPR024134,IPR001424;~PFAM:PF00080;~go_function: GO:0004784 - superoxide dismutase activity [Evidence IEA];~go_function: GO:0046872 - metal ion binding [Evidence IEA];~go_process: GO:0006801 - superoxide metabolic process [Evidence IEA];~go_process: GO:0055114 - oxidation-reduction process [Evidence IEA]): MVKAVAVLRGDSKVAGTVTFEQADENTPTNVSWNVSGHDANAERGFHIHQFGDNTNGCTSAGPHFNPFSKTHGAPEDEVRHVGDLGNFKTDAEGNAVGSKQDKLVKLIGAESVLGRTLVVHAGTDDLGRGGNEESKKTGNAGARPACGVIGIAA, from the exons ATGGTCAAGGCTG TTGCTGTCCTCCGTGGTGACTCCAAGGTCGCCGGCACTGTTACCTTCGAACAGGCCGATGAGAACACCCCCACCAACGTCTCATGGAACGTCTCCGGCCACGATGCCAACGCTGAGCGTGGCTTCCACATCCACCAGTTCGGTGACAACACCAACGGCTGCACCTCTGCTGGGCCCCACTTCAACCCCTTCAGCAAAACCCACGGTGCccccgaggatgaggttCGTCACGTCGGTGACCTTGGTAACTTCAAGACCGATGCCGAGGGCAACGCCGTTGGCTCCAAGCAGGACAAGCTCGTCAAACTGATCGGTGCCGAGAGCGTCCTTGGC CGTACCCTTGTTGTTCACGCCGGTACTGACGACCTCGGCCGTGGCGGCAACGAGGAGTCCAAGAAGACCGGCAACGCTGGTGCTCGCCCTGCTTGCG GTGTCATCGGCATTGCTGCGTAA